Proteins found in one Anopheles aquasalis chromosome 3, idAnoAquaMG_Q_19, whole genome shotgun sequence genomic segment:
- the LOC126575543 gene encoding two pore potassium channel protein sup-9 — translation MKKQNVRTISLIVCTFTYLLIGAAVFDALESETEKKRWKALSAIENVLINRYNISAEDFKVIETVIMKSEPHKAGQQWKFSGAFYYATTVLTTIGYGHSTPSTVSGKIFTMCYAAIGIPLGLVMFQSIGERVNRLSSVIVHAVKTSFNCKKAIASEVDLILVVTTLSSLTIAGGAAAFSKFEGWSYFDSVYYCFITLTTIGFGDMVALQKDNALNKKPEYVAFALIFILFGLAVVAASLNLLVLRFVTMNTEDEKRDEAQAIQALQIAVKLDGDIITGNTGDSVDERCYERISVINPLTVCHNCPTKFDMTEAGNGCYIDTNYRYPLVDCEMTQLRSPADLRPGAGPAVQDQGMQDFETDDEGLIQPLRFEFHPSRGRASV, via the exons atgaaaaagcaaaacgtaaGGACCATTTCGCTAATCGTTTGTACCTTCACCTACCTGCTAATAGGGGCCGCCGTGTTTGACGCTTTGGAGTCAGAAACGGAAAAGAAGCGCTGGAAAGCACTGAGTG CAATCGAAAATGTGCTTATCAACCGGTACAATATCAGCGCCGAGGACTTTAAAGTCATTGAGACGGTTATTATGAAATCGGAACCACATAAGGCGGGCCAGCAGTGGAAATTTTCCGGCGCCTTCTACTACGCGACTACCGTGCTGACGACGATCGGGTACGGCCACTCGACTCCGTCTACCGTTAGTGGGAAGATCTTTACCATGTGCTATGCTGCGATCGGTATACCCCTGGGACTGGTGATGTTCCAGAGTATCGGGGAGCGCGTGAATCGGTTAAGCAGTGTGATCGTGCACGCCGTAAAGACTTCGTTCAACTGCAAAAAAGCCATTGCCTCCGAGGTCGATCTCATCTTGGTCGTAACGACACTCAGCTCGCTAACGATCGCTGGAGGAGCCGCTGCGTTCAGCAAGTTCGAAGGATGGAGTTACTTCGATTCGGTGTACTACTGCTTTATTACGCTGACCACGATCGGGTTTGGTGATATGGTGGCACTGCAGAAGGATAATGCGCTGAACAAGAAACCAGAGTATGTggcttttgctttgattttcatccttttcggTCTGGCCGTGGTGGCCGCTTCGCTGAATCTACTCGTGCTGCGCTTCGTTACCATGAACACGGAGGACGAGAAACGTGACGAAGCACAAGCCATCCAA GCATTGCAGATCGCGGTCAAGTTGGATGGGGACATCATTACCGGCAATACGGGTGATAGTGTGGATGAGCGTTGCTATGAACGGATCTCTGTCATCAACCCGCTCACCGTTTGTCACAATTGTCCGACCAAGTTCGACATGACGGAGGCGGGCAATGGTTGCTACATCGATACCAACTATCGCTACCCGTTGGTGGATTGCGAAATGACGCAGCTCCGATCACCGGCAGATCTCCGTCCGGGAGCTGGTCCGGCAGTGCAGGACCAAGGGATGCAGGATTTTGaaaccgacgacgagggcCTAATACAACCGTTACGGTTCGAGTTCCATCCCAGTCGGGGTCGTGCATCGGTCTGA
- the LOC126579034 gene encoding uncharacterized protein LOC126579034, which produces MDVPPMETRSSEDPDVRKAFSESILHLLRPLSALEMAESVVQQPSSRCDSAISGRSGLSEPFSDLDESYILLDQRAKQPGSDEGDDMMLLNQFTAEFRHVYDQLLAEQQQREQQPGPAVEVENAEDLLLPPSDSAAGEAEPEPDARRTSDFPMFEAAPSGFSAEFQSFIDEMLHKCNLKHHLDEQQKQQSHRGRGRRQRKVQPIDPKEQQQLLLLEPADRDSLSGVWCMLDAVSEPNGFPITDGPYDLYEDERFAWLLGEDIPWARLEVSRKRCEQWLKMGPTASKTDEKRSQKSHKTYERNPVLVRSTLHSAALGSGSHCPDSVYRVKEDKTRRDNDDDYIFSRSRCPLEKPLRSRCETIMV; this is translated from the exons ATGGACGTACCACCGATGGAAACACGCTCTAGTGAAGATCCGGACGTTCGGAAAGCCTTCTCCGAGAGTATTCTTCATCTTTTGCGTCCACTGTCAGCGCTCGAGATGGCCGAATCCGTGGTgcagcaaccatcatcaagaTGTGACTCAGCCATTTCCGGCCGCAGTGGCTTATCAGAGCCGTTCAGCGATTTAGATGAATCTTACATTCTTTTGGATCAACGTGCAAAG CAACCGGGCAGCGATGAAGGTGACGATATGATGCTGCTCAACCAGTTTACCGCCGAGTTCCGGCACGTCTATGATCAACTGcttgccgagcagcagcaacgggagcagcagccgggcccggcagtggaagtggaaaatgccGAAGATTTATTATTGCCACCGAGCGACAGTGCCGCAGGTGAAGCGGAACCAGAACCAGACGCTAGGCGGACGAGTGATTTTCCGATGTTCGAAGCGGCACCGAGTGGCTTTAGTGCAGAGTTTCAAAGTTTCATCGACGAGATGCTCCACAAGTGTAACCTTAAGCATCACCTGGacgagcagcaaaagcagcagtcgcaccgtggccgtggccgtcggCAGCGCAAAgtgcaaccgatcgatccgaaggagcagcagcagctgctgctgctagaaccCGCCGACCGTGATTCACTGTCCGGGGTGTGGTGTATGCTGGATGCGGTCTCTGAACCGAACGGTTTCCCAATCACCGATGGACCGTACGATCTGTACGAGGACGAGCGCTTTGCCTGGTTGCTCGGGGAGGACATACCCTGGGCACGGCTCGAAGTATCACGCAAGCGGTGCGAGCAGTGGCTCAAGATGGGTCCGACCGCTTCCAAGACCGACGAGAAACGCTCTCA GAAGTCACACAAAACATACGAAAGAAATCCCGTCCTCGTGCGGTCCACGCTGCACAGTGCTGCTCTCGGCAGCGGTAGTCACTGTCCGG ATTCCGTGTATCGGGTTAAAGAAGATAAGACGCGccgcgacaacgatgacgattaCATCTTTTCACGCTCGAGATGCCCGCTCGAGAAACCACTGCGCTCGAGATGCGAAACGATAATGGTATAA
- the LOC126576454 gene encoding chymotrypsin-2-like, whose product MFRLSVLLTIGFAVSALAGTLSPEFTEWAGRIVGGQNAGTNQFPFQVSLRSAGNAHFCGGSIINNRYVLSAAHCTVGRTTGNTITVVGTIFLNSGGVSHATARIVNHPSYNGNTLANDVSLVQTASFITYNAAVQPIALGSNFVTGGGATASGWGQLGANIGIPNHLQFLNTQIITLADCRNRHTAANAGRVHDHTVCTLSPSGQGLCMGDSGGPLTQGGAVHGIVSWGIPCGLGMPDVFARVSSFVGWITANAV is encoded by the exons ATGTTCCGTCTCAGCGTTCTGCTTACCATCGGATTTGCCGTTTCGGCCCTCGCTGGAA CTCTGTCGCCAGAGTTCACCGAGTGGGCTGGACGTATTGTGGGAGGCCAGAACGCTGGAACGAACCAGTTCCCGTTCCAGGTGTCGCTGCGATCGGCTGGCAATGCGCATTTCTGCGGCggatccatcatcaacaaccgcTACGTGCTGTCCGCTGCTCACTGCACCGTTGGCCGTACTACCGgaaacaccatcaccgtggTTGGAACCATCTTCCTGAACAGTGGAGGTGTTAGCCACGCCACCGCCCGTATCGTCAACCACCCGTCCTACAACGGCAACACCCTCGCCAACGATGTTTCGCTGGTGCAGACCGCTTCCTTCATCACCTACAATGCCGCTGTGCAGCCGATCGCTCTTGGCTCGAACTTTGTCACCGGTGGAGGTGCTACCGCTTCCGGATGGGGCCAGCTTGGA GCCAACATTGGAATCCCGAACCATCTGCAGTTCCTGAACACCCAGATCATCACCCTGGCTGACTGCCGTAACCGTCACACCGCGGCCAATGCCGGGCGCGTCCACGACCACACCGTCTGCACGCTCAGCCCATCCGGACAGGGACTGTGCATGGGAGATTCGGGTGGCCCACTGACTCAGGGTGGTGCCGTCCACGGAATCGTATCGTGGGGTATCCCGTGCGGTCTTGGCATGCCCGATGTGTTCGCCCGtgtttcgtcgttcgtcggcTGGATCACCGCCAACGCCGTCTAA
- the LOC126576453 gene encoding chymotrypsin-2-like gives MSRNVAAAAVLIVSYLMMVVATATGSAMDDPSYKQWKGRIVGGRYAQDGDFPYQASLRTLDGMHICGGAVLNRQWVITAASCVFGRTLDDTRVIVGAYRLSQGGYNLGLRRIIMHPNFASATLANDVAVVRVSTPMVLSDAVQGVQLGSYRIAVAYGALVSGWGRLEFSNPTFPDNLQYIAVNVISELECRARFASPYDERIYTSTLCSSSPVGEGTCLGDAGSPLVHGAELHGIVSWGIPCGEGYPDVYARISSHRGWILAHTLI, from the exons ATGTCCCGTAACGTCGCTGCAGCTGCGGTGCTGATCGTCAGCtacctgatgatggtggtggcgactgCTACTGGATCCGCAATGGACGATCCATCGTACAAACAGTGGAAAGGACGCATCGTTGGTGGACGTTACGCGCAGGATGGAGACTTCCCGTACCAAGCATCGCTCCGCACGCTCGACGGGATGCACATTTGTGGCGGTGCCGTCCTGAACCGGCAATGGGTCATCACGGCAGCTTCCTGTGTTTTTGGACGAACGCTCGATGATACCCGGGTTATTGTCGGTGCGTACCGGTTGAGCCAGGGAGGCTACAATCTCGGACTGCGACGCATCATCATGCATCCCAACTTTGCCTCCGCCACGTTGGCCAACGATGTGGCCGTTGTTCGCGTTTCCACCCCAATGGTGCTCAGTGATGCCGTCCAGGGTGTACAGCTGGGATCGTACCGGATCGCAGTAGCCTACGGTGCTCTGGTGTCCGGTTGGGGTCGTTTAGAA TTCTCCAACCCAACGTTCCCAGACAATCTGCAGTACATTGCGGTGAACGTGATCTCTGAGTTGGAGTGCCGTGCACGGTTCGCTTCGCCTTACGATGAGCGCATCTACACCTCAACGCTCTGCAGCTCTAGCCCCGTTGGTGAGGGCACGTGTCTGGGAGACGCAGGAAGCCCGCTGGTGCACGGTGCTGAACTGCATGGCATCGTTTCGTGGGGCATTCCGTGCGGTGAAGGATATCCCGATGTGTACGCTCGGATCTCATCTCACCGTGGCTGGATTCTGGCGCACACACTAATCTAA
- the LOC126576455 gene encoding chymotrypsin-2-like, which yields MKRFCALSVLCLVVLASATENGGETADWMGRIIGGQDAVTGQFPYQVSLRTAFDFHFCGGAIIGDRWLLTAAHCVIGREPSEIVAVLGSLSKQRGGSYYELKDIIVHPNYNGWNQDNDIAILWLQKSIRFSTTVFPVKMARNYASGNMAVLASGWGLTSVSTAAQPDVLQYVALRTIDNGECMRRFTNLENRSVTPTNLCTYSRTSQGTCMGDSGGPLVNNGELVGLVSWGIPCAAGYPDVYVRVASYRSWVTAITSVH from the exons ATGAAACGCTTCTGTGCCCTCTcggtgttgtgtttggtggtgttggccaGTGCTACAG AGAATGGCGGCGAAACGGCTGACTGGATGGGCCGGATCATCGGTGGGCAGGATGCAGTAACGGGCCAGTTCCCGTACCAGGTGTCACTGCGAACGGcgttcgattttcatttctgcGGTGGAGCGATCATCGGTGATCGTTGGCTTTTAACCGCGGCCCACTGTGTCATCGGTCGGGAACCGAGCGAGATTGTGGCCGTTCTTGGATCGCTTTCGAAACAACGCGGTGGTTCGTACTACGAACTCAAAGACATCATTGTGCATCCAAACTACAACGGATGGAATCAGGACAATGATATCGCCATTCTGTGGCTGCAAAAATCGATCCGATTCAGTACCACCGTCTTCCCGGTGAAAATGGCACGCAACTATGCATCGGGAAATATGGCGGTGCTCGCTTCCGGTTGGGGTCTCACCTCGGTCAGCACAGCGGCACAGCCGGATGTGCTGCAGTACGTTGCGCTGCGTACGATCGACAACGGGGAGTGTATGCGTCGGTTCACAAATCTCGAGAATCGTTCCGTGACGCCAACCAACCTGTGCACGTACAGTCGTACCAGCCAAGGAACTTGCATGGGAGACTCCGGTGGTCCACTGGTGAACAACGGTGAGCTGGTAGGTTTGGTATCCTGGGGCATCCCATGTGCCGCTGGTTATCCCGATGTCTACGTACGCGTCGCTTCATACCGTTCCTGGGTCACTGCCATCACGAGTGTACACTAA
- the LOC126576378 gene encoding chymotrypsin-1-like, with product MFRAVLVLSVLVAIATAGPTPDRRIVGGIATVAGDAPWMVSLRNSLNSHLCGGTLLSNRFVLSTANCLTGRIATATMAVAGTRFLNTVAVPYWGIQIIVHPNYNVNTLENDVALFQTAIPLILTQSVQPLALSPDVIGTAVRARVFGWGAIQDGGGNSNALNFLNVNTLSNDDCASFLGAEGWRIGPSSLCTLTREGQGICGGDEGGALVLDNYAIGVASWSVESCASGRPDVFVRISSVRSWILNFI from the exons ATGTTCCGTGCAGTGCTGGTGCTTAGCGTCTTGGTGGCGATTGCCACCGCTGGTC CTACTCCTGACAGACGTATCGTCGGGGGGATCGCTACCGTAGCAGGCGATGCTCCGTGGATGGTGTCACTGCGCAATTCGCTCAACTCGCACCTCTGTGGTGGTACTCTGTTGAGTAATCGCTTCGTGCTATCGACGGCCAACTGTTTGACGGGACGAATTGCCACGGCTACGATGGCGGTCGCTGGAACGCGCTTCCTAAACACCGTTGCCGTTCCGTATTGGGGCATCCAGATCATCGTGCACCCGAATTACAACGTCAATACGCTCGAGAACGATGTCGCCCTGTTCCAGACGGCCATTCCATTAATTTTGACGCAATCAGTTCAACCTCTCGCCCTATCGCCCGATGTGATTGGCACCGCCGTTCGTGCTCGTGTGTTCGGTTGGGGAGCCATCCAG GATGGAGGTGGAAACTCTAACGCGCTAAACTTCCTTAACGTCAACACGCTCAGCAACGATGACTGTGCGAGCTTCCTGGGCGCAGAAGGATGGCGCATTGGACCATCGTCGCTCTGTACGCTCACTCGCGAGGGCCAGGGAATTTGTGGC GGAGACGAGGGTGGTGCGCTTGTGCTGGACAATTATGCAATCGGTGTGGCCTCGTGGTCCGTGGAGTCCTGTGCCAGCGGTCGACcggatgtgtttgtgcgtaTTTCGTCTGTCCGTAGCTGGATTCTTAACTTTATCTAA